CAGACGCTGGGTGTAATCCTGCGAGATCGCGGCGATCTCCTGCGAGGCATCAGCGAATTGCTGGAGCTGTTCGTCCGTGAAGTCTTCAGCGCTCGGCGCGGCCTGCTGGGTCTGCTGCTGGGCGGCATTATCGCCGCTTTGCTGAGCCATGGCCGGCGCGGAAACCATGCCGGCGCTCAGTAGCGAGGCAGCGAACAGTGCGGTGATCTTGCGCATGTAAATCTCCAAATACTTTTTCGAACGTGTGCTGAACTGGGACGACCTTAGTGGAGGGAAGGTTCCAATCTTTTTGTTACTAAATGTAAATATCCTGCCGGCCGACTCACTGATCTTCGAGCCAGGCGACGATCGCTTCGATCCCCGCTCGAGTCTGGCGCAGCGCTGGGGTTCCCAGAACCTCGCCGGAGCTGGCGAGCAATTCGCCGCCGTCGAAGTCCACGTAGGCGAGCCGCACCGTCAGTTGCTCCGGCGGGCAGCCGAAGGCACTGCCCGGCAGCAACGCAACGCCCGCCTCGGCGAGCAACCGCCGGGTCAGCTCGCCGCTGCTGGTGATACCTCGCGCCGCCAGGCGCTGGCGGTGGGCGGCGAAATCCGGAAACACATAGAAGCCGCCATCCGGGGCGTGTGTGCGCACCCCGGCGGCGTTGAGCCGCGCTGCGCACCAGCCACCGACTTCAGCGAGTACCGTGCGCTGACGTTGCAGGTAGGCGTCGAGCGCGGGGCTCGCGGTATAGGCGGTGATCGCGGCCTGCTGGATGGGGCTGGCGACGCTCGACCAGGTCTCAGAGGCGACACCGAGCAGGCGCTGGAACAACTCGCCGCCCAGCGCCGCGGGCAGGTGCGCCACACCCAGCCGCCAGCCACCGGCTCCGCACCACTTGGACAGCCCGCCGGTGGTCACCGTGCCTTCCGGATAGTCGCGGGCGAAGGCGCGATACGCGCCGCGATGATGGAGCAAGCCGTAGATCTCATCGGCCAGCACCACCACGCCATAGCGGCGCGCCACCGCGGCCAGGCGCTGCTGAGTCTCGGCATCGGGTGCCAGCCCGGTGGGATTGCCCGGTGCGTTGTGGATCAGCACCTTGAGCCGCTCGGGCCGCTCGCGGCAATGCCGTTCGAGCGTCTCGGCAGTGACTTGCCAGCGATGGTCGTAACTGGCCTCGAGACGCACGGCGCGCTGCCCGGCCATGCGCGCCTGCGGTGCGTAGGACACCCAGGCCGGCGCGGGTATCAGGATATCCGCCGTCGGCAGCGCCTTGATCAACGCAAACAACAGCAGTTTGCTGCCCGGACCGATCAGCACGCGCTGGGCGTCCCAGTAGGTTTCATCGACGCGACTCTGGAACGCCGCGACCCGTTCGCGCAGCGCCGGCAGCCCCTGCACCGGCAGGTAGGCCTTGTGCGCGGCGTGCGCGGCGAGCGCCGACACCGCGGGGGCGAACACCGGAAATGGCGACTGACCGAAGCCGAACTTGTAGATACGCTGGCCACTCGCCTCGAGCAACCGCGACTGCTCGTTGATCAGTAGCGTATCGGATGATGGCGTGGCCTCATCGCCATCGGCATAGCTTGCGAGCAAGCGAGCGGCGACGGGATTGCCGGATTCAACGGGAACATCGGTT
The genomic region above belongs to Halomonas zincidurans B6 and contains:
- a CDS encoding DUF4168 domain-containing protein, whose amino-acid sequence is MRKITALFAASLLSAGMVSAPAMAQQSGDNAAQQQTQQAAPSAEDFTDEQLQQFADASQEIAAISQDYTQRLQQAEDQSKQQEIRKEANDKMVAVVEDSGLTVETFNAIGQTVQQDPELMKKVQGMAGQS
- a CDS encoding pyridoxal phosphate-dependent aminotransferase; translated protein: MTRATDVPVESGNPVAARLLASYADGDEATPSSDTLLINEQSRLLEASGQRIYKFGFGQSPFPVFAPAVSALAAHAAHKAYLPVQGLPALRERVAAFQSRVDETYWDAQRVLIGPGSKLLLFALIKALPTADILIPAPAWVSYAPQARMAGQRAVRLEASYDHRWQVTAETLERHCRERPERLKVLIHNAPGNPTGLAPDAETQQRLAAVARRYGVVVLADEIYGLLHHRGAYRAFARDYPEGTVTTGGLSKWCGAGGWRLGVAHLPAALGGELFQRLLGVASETWSSVASPIQQAAITAYTASPALDAYLQRQRTVLAEVGGWCAARLNAAGVRTHAPDGGFYVFPDFAAHRQRLAARGITSSGELTRRLLAEAGVALLPGSAFGCPPEQLTVRLAYVDFDGGELLASSGEVLGTPALRQTRAGIEAIVAWLEDQ